A DNA window from uncultured Methanoregula sp. contains the following coding sequences:
- the artA gene encoding archaeosortase A, with the protein MIEYLILISCFGFLAFLVPGRHRYYAAIIGWIFIVLTLFAELPEYFSENNFMYPLIAILSVPFLVITIKYLLKGDSRAVSLSRAAAVAFLIYAPFGFDQVPLFAALGNALIGMVVGQVVWILDLLQFPTTLDAWNIIMHNSFRVEIILGCTGIQSIAILLGVAAAVPTTLRQKILAFLLIAPTIYFLNLLRNVFVIMAYTNQWFPYYPEIAGNGELGYESFFWAHNVIAELTALIVLIFIAYGLFRLIPSLGTFADEVYQLYSGEIRNAFGKRE; encoded by the coding sequence ATGATCGAGTACCTGATCCTGATCTCCTGTTTTGGATTTCTTGCATTCCTCGTACCCGGTCGTCACCGGTATTATGCCGCCATCATCGGCTGGATCTTTATTGTCCTGACTCTCTTTGCCGAATTACCGGAATATTTTTCCGAGAACAACTTCATGTATCCCCTAATCGCGATACTCTCGGTTCCGTTCCTCGTCATCACGATAAAATATCTTCTCAAAGGGGACAGCCGGGCAGTCAGCCTCTCCCGGGCCGCGGCAGTTGCCTTCCTCATCTATGCGCCTTTCGGGTTTGACCAGGTGCCGTTATTTGCCGCACTTGGCAACGCTCTCATCGGGATGGTTGTAGGTCAGGTGGTCTGGATCCTCGACCTCCTGCAGTTTCCGACCACCCTGGATGCCTGGAATATCATCATGCACAATAGTTTCCGGGTTGAGATTATTCTTGGCTGTACGGGTATCCAGAGCATAGCAATCCTCCTCGGGGTTGCAGCTGCAGTGCCGACAACCCTGCGGCAGAAGATCCTTGCGTTCTTGCTGATCGCCCCGACCATCTATTTCCTCAACCTGCTCCGGAACGTCTTTGTCATCATGGCTTACACCAACCAGTGGTTCCCGTATTACCCTGAGATCGCAGGCAACGGGGAACTCGGTTACGAGAGTTTCTTCTGGGCCCATAACGTGATTGCTGAACTGACCGCCCTTATCGTACTCATCTTCATCGCGTACGGCCTCTTCCGCCTCATCCCCTCCCTGGGAACCTTCGCCGACGAGGTCTACCAGCTGTATTCCGGCGAGATCAGGAATGCATTCGGTAAACGAGAATAA
- a CDS encoding PEGA domain-containing protein → MMQTNGKGISGIAGILILSLLCCAGFITGASAEGGIQTAMGDSVTLSGYSYGGPNAYLFLTGPNLPANGVALDNINRRADQGGFTVVSIDGNNHWTYKWNTANIGGRLDAGAYTIWVVNGPNDRSRLNEADYNTIQVNLGVPSISVDTPSVPATLDVTTEPSGATVRLNEKYLGRTPLNVGNLDPGTYTLSLVKTGYQNITTPVRLDAGKVTEVQAPLAPEAAIPLPTTTIANAQSPVTITPDQGMAATVVSPSATTPQRAAGLIAVPLSALALAAFAGLRRR, encoded by the coding sequence ATGATGCAGACAAATGGCAAAGGGATCTCAGGGATTGCAGGAATTCTTATCCTCAGCTTGCTATGCTGCGCCGGGTTCATAACCGGCGCATCTGCTGAAGGCGGCATCCAGACCGCGATGGGGGATTCCGTCACTCTTTCCGGCTACTCGTATGGCGGCCCGAACGCCTATCTTTTCCTGACCGGCCCAAACCTTCCGGCAAACGGGGTTGCTCTGGACAATATCAACCGTCGGGCTGACCAGGGGGGATTCACGGTCGTGAGCATTGACGGGAACAATCACTGGACCTACAAATGGAATACCGCAAATATCGGCGGCCGGCTGGATGCCGGCGCGTATACTATCTGGGTAGTTAACGGGCCAAACGACCGCTCCCGCCTCAATGAAGCGGATTACAACACAATCCAGGTAAATCTCGGGGTCCCGTCTATTTCCGTAGACACGCCCTCGGTTCCTGCAACCCTTGATGTCACAACAGAGCCTTCCGGCGCTACGGTCAGGCTCAATGAAAAATACCTTGGCAGAACACCCCTGAACGTGGGCAATCTTGACCCGGGAACCTATACCCTCTCACTGGTAAAAACCGGATACCAGAATATCACTACTCCGGTAAGGCTGGATGCCGGGAAGGTCACCGAAGTGCAGGCACCCCTCGCTCCCGAGGCCGCTATCCCCCTCCCCACGACAACCATTGCGAACGCCCAGTCACCGGTAACGATCACCCCGGATCAGGGAATGGCTGCAACCGTTGTCTCACCATCAGCCACAACTCCGCAGCGTGCCGCAGGGCTCATTGCGGTACCGCTCTCTGCCCTTGCCCTCGCGGCCTTCGCAGGACTGCGGCGCAGGTAA
- a CDS encoding FxLYD domain-containing protein, with product MSQPTSLPELMEQLKRRRKMKYRNTRLTAVYVFLVLTIIGSFICFILVSTPLMSYLIPFSGSNGGSSATPSYSLNTIMISSGIPDAESDLRISDAELLRDGTGSWVTGTITNSGTQPYKGFSIQYDLFDTRGKLMGSTFVMMGGIAPGESKKFRTTPFRGQAVSARLNAILGT from the coding sequence ATGTCACAGCCCACCTCGCTTCCCGAACTCATGGAGCAGCTGAAACGCCGCCGGAAGATGAAATACCGGAACACGAGGCTGACTGCGGTCTATGTCTTTCTTGTCCTCACGATAATAGGATCCTTTATCTGTTTCATCCTGGTATCAACTCCCCTTATGTCCTATCTCATCCCTTTTTCCGGAAGTAACGGTGGTTCGTCCGCAACGCCCAGTTACTCCCTGAATACCATCATGATATCTTCAGGTATTCCGGATGCTGAATCGGATCTCAGAATTTCCGATGCCGAACTGCTCCGGGATGGCACCGGCTCCTGGGTTACCGGGACGATAACGAATTCCGGCACGCAACCGTACAAGGGATTTTCGATCCAGTACGATCTTTTCGATACCAGGGGAAAACTGATGGGGTCCACGTTTGTGATGATGGGCGGGATTGCTCCGGGCGAGAGTAAAAAATTCCGCACCACCCCGTTCCGGGGACAGGCAGTATCTGCACGGCTGAACGCTATCCTGGGAACATAA
- a CDS encoding methyl-accepting chemotaxis protein, whose translation MIELKEMMEMFEKNPLAHAVVDADLNIVITNDAFTKLVGFSKDRLTGMPFTDFKNKNMIKYLENSGEAVGDAVAMRRITVGQSTFETPTGVHIVVRTNIPIFGDKNDVRYVYVTYNEITRMVKSENFMSKEVDELSKVYAKMAEGDLTVRYEITKPDQDTKSVYDIIIKLRDSVRGIVVNLEKNIGDVNKQMLNLTSTADNATKSVEDASKSVNQIAKNAGIVSENAQKASEGVEQMSKAMQDMSAAVEEITSSMESVSSQANNANSSAKSGAILAENVNKDMTEITHSTNNVYDIVRDIGKQMNDIGKIIVLIRDLASQTNLLALNAAIEAARAGEHGRGFAVVASEVKSLAQESRSSAEKIEEMITQLNLATKKATDAMEASKVLVNKGFQESQQALEAFKTIQKAAETVANSASEVAAATEEQAATTEEITASVHEVGNLIERTAKEAGDAAAATEESAAAIDEITRMIQTVNDVAVQAMEANKRFKVD comes from the coding sequence ATGATTGAATTAAAAGAAATGATGGAAATGTTCGAGAAGAATCCGCTGGCACATGCGGTCGTGGATGCCGATCTTAACATCGTCATCACGAATGATGCGTTCACCAAACTGGTCGGCTTCAGCAAGGACCGGCTTACCGGTATGCCGTTCACGGATTTCAAGAATAAAAACATGATCAAATATCTCGAGAACTCCGGAGAGGCCGTTGGAGACGCTGTTGCCATGCGGAGAATTACCGTGGGTCAGAGCACCTTCGAGACACCAACCGGCGTTCACATTGTAGTCCGGACAAACATCCCAATCTTTGGTGACAAAAATGATGTCAGGTACGTCTATGTTACGTACAACGAGATCACGAGGATGGTCAAGAGCGAGAACTTCATGTCAAAAGAGGTGGACGAACTCAGTAAAGTCTACGCGAAGATGGCTGAAGGAGATCTTACTGTCCGGTACGAGATCACCAAACCCGACCAGGACACGAAATCTGTCTACGACATTATCATCAAGCTCCGGGACTCGGTACGCGGGATTGTAGTCAACCTCGAAAAGAACATCGGCGATGTCAACAAGCAGATGCTGAACCTGACCTCGACGGCTGACAATGCCACCAAGAGCGTTGAGGATGCCTCCAAGAGCGTCAACCAGATCGCAAAGAATGCCGGTATTGTCTCCGAGAATGCCCAGAAGGCATCCGAGGGTGTCGAGCAGATGAGCAAGGCCATGCAGGACATGAGCGCTGCTGTTGAGGAAATCACCTCAAGCATGGAGAGCGTTTCATCGCAGGCCAACAATGCGAACTCTTCGGCCAAGAGCGGAGCAATCCTTGCCGAGAATGTCAACAAGGACATGACCGAGATAACGCACTCCACGAACAATGTGTATGACATTGTCCGGGATATCGGTAAACAGATGAACGACATCGGCAAGATCATCGTCCTGATCCGCGACCTCGCCAGCCAGACCAACCTGCTCGCACTCAACGCAGCAATCGAAGCAGCCCGCGCCGGCGAGCATGGAAGGGGCTTTGCCGTTGTTGCATCCGAAGTCAAATCGCTGGCACAGGAATCCCGGTCGAGTGCTGAGAAGATCGAGGAGATGATCACGCAGCTCAACCTTGCCACCAAGAAGGCAACGGACGCTATGGAAGCCTCCAAGGTCCTGGTCAACAAAGGTTTCCAGGAGTCGCAGCAGGCACTTGAAGCATTCAAGACCATCCAGAAAGCAGCTGAGACCGTTGCAAACAGCGCATCGGAAGTTGCTGCAGCAACCGAGGAACAGGCAGCAACCACCGAGGAGATCACAGCAAGTGTCCACGAAGTGGGCAACCTGATTGAACGCACTGCAAAAGAAGCCGGCGATGCGGCAGCGGCAACAGAAGAGTCTGCCGCAGCCATTGACGAGATCACACGGATGATCCAGACCGTCAATGATGTTGCGGTCCAGGCCATGGAAGCCAACAAGCGGTTCAAGGTGGATTGA
- a CDS encoding PAS domain-containing sensor histidine kinase, whose protein sequence is MEIHRTSPVDIPGPALLETVRYRNENEHYRRIIENSREGVLVVKVGIIVFSNPSVRIMFGGYALKEVQGRRLTDFVHTLDLGIVSGFLQEQACIEKPDRVFSFRILTPKGTVRYLEGRATAIEWNRQPAILGFISDVTDRRHAEAALDLANRKIGLLNDLTRHDIANRLTVLRGRVKRARMASEDPRVIRELEEVEIAGRDIFNYLEMARMYQDMGLAFPQWQSLHSLLDYGRISRETRDLKISVDSPHLEIFADPLCPRVFENLIDNSLRHGNTVSEIRITTKETDAGLIILLEDNGRGVPGHEKESIFEQGVGKHTGLGLFLSREILSITGISIRETGIYGSGACFEMSVPRGAYRPDRSYQGIVQPCT, encoded by the coding sequence ATGGAAATACACCGCACGTCCCCGGTGGATATTCCTGGACCGGCCCTGCTGGAGACGGTCAGGTACCGAAATGAGAATGAGCATTACCGACGGATCATTGAGAATTCCCGCGAAGGGGTTCTTGTGGTGAAGGTGGGCATTATTGTCTTTTCTAATCCTTCTGTCAGGATCATGTTTGGGGGATACGCGCTTAAAGAGGTTCAAGGACGCCGGCTGACTGACTTTGTCCATACCCTGGATCTCGGGATCGTATCCGGTTTTTTGCAGGAGCAGGCCTGCATTGAAAAACCGGACCGGGTGTTCAGCTTCAGGATCCTTACACCGAAGGGAACGGTACGGTATCTTGAGGGCCGGGCAACTGCAATTGAATGGAACCGGCAGCCGGCGATTCTGGGTTTTATTTCCGATGTGACTGACCGGAGACATGCCGAGGCCGCCCTGGATCTCGCAAACCGGAAGATCGGCCTTCTGAATGACCTTACCCGGCACGACATCGCCAACCGGCTGACTGTCCTTCGGGGAAGGGTGAAACGGGCCCGGATGGCATCAGAAGATCCGCGGGTCATCCGCGAGCTCGAGGAAGTGGAGATCGCCGGCAGGGACATCTTCAATTATCTTGAGATGGCCCGGATGTACCAGGATATGGGACTGGCATTCCCGCAATGGCAAAGTCTCCATTCCCTTCTCGATTACGGGAGAATTTCACGGGAAACGCGGGACCTGAAGATCTCGGTAGACTCCCCGCACCTTGAGATCTTTGCAGATCCCCTGTGTCCCCGGGTTTTTGAGAACCTGATCGACAACTCTCTTCGCCATGGGAACACGGTCTCGGAGATCCGGATTACAACAAAAGAGACTGACGCCGGGCTTATAATACTCCTGGAAGATAACGGCCGCGGAGTTCCCGGTCATGAGAAGGAGAGCATCTTTGAGCAGGGTGTGGGGAAACACACCGGTCTCGGTCTCTTTCTCAGCCGCGAGATCTTATCCATCACCGGAATCTCTATCCGGGAAACGGGGATTTACGGGTCCGGCGCGTGTTTCGAGATGAGCGTTCCCCGGGGAGCCTACCGACCTGATAGATCGTACCAGGGAATCGTGCAGCCCTGTACCTGA
- a CDS encoding aldolase has product MSYTISLITQEENERLTREYLPRVRYEIKSQIYGCCIKLLSDNHALKETWQENFYSMSESIRSHGRMFVFSNSDYPDNTLLFDPCSKTAFLFNFSYYGWIKSIALGLTGDILEDEHGISSIHGACVDIGGQGLCLIGTSGAGKTTQTYGLLNVSRSRVISDDWFFFRVFGPDILAYGSEKNFYIREDLAGIWREFGGLVGKDEYDADGRAVADLRWVVGKGRQLPFTTLTTLIILKRDPADQQISRKLDSTEACDIFTENRYFNPHLLVNNPRKENLRKRSIQDLLQRTTAYQVNTTKSPKETQSLIRSLVGLKE; this is encoded by the coding sequence ATGAGTTATACCATATCCCTGATCACCCAGGAGGAGAACGAGCGGCTCACCCGGGAGTACCTGCCCCGGGTCCGGTACGAGATCAAGTCCCAGATATACGGGTGCTGCATCAAGCTGCTCTCGGACAATCACGCCCTCAAGGAGACCTGGCAGGAAAATTTCTATTCCATGTCGGAAAGTATCCGCTCCCACGGGCGCATGTTCGTCTTTTCCAATTCGGATTACCCGGATAATACCCTTCTTTTCGATCCCTGTTCGAAGACCGCGTTCCTTTTCAACTTCAGCTATTACGGCTGGATAAAATCCATTGCACTCGGACTCACCGGCGATATTCTCGAAGACGAGCACGGGATCTCATCCATCCACGGGGCCTGCGTGGACATCGGGGGACAGGGTCTCTGTCTCATTGGAACCTCCGGGGCGGGAAAGACCACCCAGACCTACGGGCTCCTTAATGTCTCCCGGAGCAGGGTTATTTCAGACGACTGGTTCTTCTTCCGGGTATTTGGCCCGGATATCCTTGCCTACGGCTCCGAGAAGAATTTTTACATCCGGGAAGACCTGGCCGGCATCTGGCGGGAGTTTGGGGGCCTTGTCGGGAAAGACGAGTACGATGCCGACGGAAGGGCCGTGGCAGATCTCCGCTGGGTTGTCGGGAAAGGGCGCCAGCTCCCCTTCACGACACTGACAACACTCATCATTCTCAAACGCGATCCCGCCGATCAGCAGATCAGCCGGAAACTTGATTCCACGGAAGCCTGCGACATTTTTACCGAGAACAGGTATTTCAATCCGCACCTCCTTGTCAACAACCCACGAAAGGAAAATCTTCGCAAAAGATCGATCCAGGACCTGCTCCAGCGGACAACCGCATACCAGGTCAATACCACGAAAAGCCCGAAGGAGACGCAGAGCCTGATCCGGTCCC
- a CDS encoding chemotaxis protein CheW: MSAKASEPIATAKNSATTEKGLGTIQVVEFVLGSEHFAIDLFDVKEVVEYTTITKLPNVPSYVRGIIDLRGEITMIIDLKHRLNITEESINSLEASRIIVLDDKIAKSKIGILVDDVTSVSTFEGNQVDYTSASVSKEETSIIGIIKRKIKVKDKEINELIIWIDIKQLLGDIDSTL; this comes from the coding sequence ATGTCAGCAAAGGCAAGCGAACCCATTGCAACGGCAAAAAATTCCGCCACAACAGAAAAAGGTCTGGGAACGATCCAGGTTGTTGAATTCGTGCTCGGCAGCGAGCACTTTGCAATCGACCTGTTCGACGTGAAGGAAGTTGTGGAATACACCACCATCACCAAACTTCCCAATGTGCCGTCCTATGTCCGCGGGATTATTGATCTTCGTGGCGAGATTACGATGATCATCGATCTCAAGCACCGGCTGAATATCACCGAGGAGAGCATCAACTCCCTGGAAGCCTCAAGGATTATTGTCCTTGACGATAAGATTGCCAAATCAAAGATCGGCATCCTTGTTGACGATGTTACCTCCGTATCCACGTTCGAGGGAAACCAGGTAGATTATACCTCGGCCTCGGTCAGCAAGGAGGAGACATCCATTATCGGGATCATCAAGCGGAAGATCAAGGTCAAGGACAAGGAGATCAACGAACTGATCATCTGGATCGATATCAAGCAGCTGCTCGGCGATATCGATTCAACCCTTTAA
- a CDS encoding PAS domain S-box protein produces MEEYQSEIERIKDLLFSHPEGMSITDIAGQLQMNRNSVAKYMDILQIQGAADGRKMGTSKIYYLSQRIPAFSLRKVCFRPLLICNQDLIITDANQGFLSILGMHSDQVIKKNLESLPVRFLEGGTAQQVLKKTLRGMEQRIRAQVQAGAKINPCNILLVPVVFENGKPGISLIIDDAAPPSGVLPAESPSTDLLEILDDEIEYIVRYTPEGIIRYANEPYCRAVGKTKEELVGRQFKPLVSPEDSQKIRAHLDRLSVQYPVGVIEYRAIMASGDMRYLRWHDRAHFNSRGEVITYSSCGLDITDLVTVGQKLKKTQETLEETIVSRTEDLRAVNRQLYEEIAQREKMEEELRRTQFAMDHAADMIFWVNRNARIQYANSMAVQTLGYAGPDILGLPFEEIIPLYSLSSWDGIWDTLKKTGTISEETLLVKNDNSRVPAEVTLTYLEYRGKEFAYCFSRDISERTRMERALQEANKKLNIFTSIARHDIQNKITVLLGYLGRTKKAVKDPVVLEYLEKQETAAKAIRNEINLTREFKDLGASPPEWQNIRTVLDGVIQQQDTDGISFSIDLPDLEIYTDSQLDRVFERLFETAKPSEKNHRELCISSLQKDRDLVIALEYESGGIKPEDKEGIFEVQASNNRGLFIAREILSLTGISLKETGIVGRNTRFEIEIPDTYFRYSH; encoded by the coding sequence ATGGAAGAGTACCAGAGCGAGATCGAACGAATCAAGGATCTGTTATTCTCCCATCCGGAAGGGATGAGCATCACCGATATTGCAGGGCAACTGCAGATGAACCGGAATTCCGTTGCCAAATATATGGATATACTCCAGATCCAGGGTGCTGCCGATGGACGGAAGATGGGTACATCAAAGATCTATTATCTCTCCCAGAGGATCCCAGCTTTTTCTTTAAGAAAAGTCTGCTTTCGCCCCCTGCTCATCTGCAACCAGGACTTAATTATAACGGACGCAAACCAGGGATTTTTATCCATCCTGGGCATGCATTCAGATCAGGTGATCAAGAAAAATCTCGAATCCCTCCCGGTCCGGTTTCTTGAAGGGGGCACGGCCCAGCAGGTTCTGAAAAAAACCCTCCGGGGCATGGAGCAACGGATTCGTGCACAGGTTCAGGCCGGGGCAAAAATCAATCCCTGTAATATCCTGCTCGTTCCCGTTGTTTTTGAGAACGGGAAGCCCGGCATTTCCTTGATCATTGACGATGCGGCACCTCCATCGGGGGTTTTGCCGGCAGAATCCCCTTCAACAGATCTCCTGGAGATCCTGGACGATGAGATAGAATATATTGTGAGATACACTCCTGAAGGCATCATCCGCTATGCAAACGAACCCTACTGCCGGGCCGTTGGCAAGACCAAGGAAGAACTGGTTGGCAGGCAGTTCAAACCCCTGGTATCCCCGGAAGACTCCCAGAAGATCCGGGCACATCTCGATCGCCTGAGCGTCCAGTACCCGGTAGGGGTCATCGAATACCGGGCGATCATGGCAAGCGGCGATATGCGCTACCTCCGGTGGCATGACCGGGCCCATTTCAACTCCCGGGGAGAAGTCATCACGTATTCGTCGTGCGGCCTTGACATCACGGATCTCGTTACGGTTGGCCAGAAACTCAAAAAAACCCAGGAGACGCTGGAGGAGACCATTGTCAGCCGTACCGAAGACTTACGGGCGGTCAACCGGCAGCTGTACGAGGAGATCGCCCAGCGGGAGAAGATGGAGGAGGAACTGCGCCGCACGCAGTTTGCCATGGACCATGCCGCAGATATGATCTTCTGGGTAAACCGGAATGCCCGGATTCAATATGCCAACAGCATGGCAGTGCAAACACTCGGGTACGCCGGGCCGGATATTCTCGGACTTCCCTTTGAAGAGATAATCCCCCTATACTCACTCTCCTCATGGGACGGGATCTGGGATACGCTGAAAAAAACTGGAACCATCTCGGAAGAGACGCTTCTTGTAAAGAACGACAACAGCCGTGTTCCTGCTGAAGTCACGCTAACCTACCTTGAATACCGCGGAAAGGAATTCGCCTACTGCTTCTCCCGGGACATCTCGGAACGCACCCGGATGGAGCGGGCGCTGCAGGAAGCCAACAAGAAACTCAACATCTTTACCAGTATCGCGCGCCACGACATCCAGAACAAGATAACCGTTCTTTTAGGATATCTCGGACGGACAAAGAAGGCAGTAAAAGATCCCGTTGTTCTCGAATACCTTGAAAAACAGGAGACCGCGGCAAAAGCCATACGGAACGAGATCAATCTGACCCGGGAATTCAAGGATCTGGGGGCAAGCCCACCCGAGTGGCAGAACATCAGGACCGTGCTGGACGGAGTCATCCAGCAGCAGGACACGGATGGGATATCCTTCTCGATCGATCTCCCTGATCTTGAGATTTATACCGACAGTCAGCTCGATCGCGTGTTCGAACGTCTGTTCGAAACAGCTAAACCCTCCGAGAAAAATCACCGGGAGCTCTGCATATCCTCGCTCCAGAAAGACCGCGATCTGGTCATTGCGCTAGAGTACGAAAGCGGGGGTATCAAACCCGAGGACAAGGAAGGGATCTTTGAAGTGCAGGCATCGAATAACCGGGGCCTGTTCATTGCCCGCGAGATCCTCTCCTTGACAGGCATATCATTAAAGGAGACCGGGATCGTGGGAAGGAATACCCGGTTTGAGATAGAAATTCCGGACACCTATTTCAGGTACTCTCATTAA
- a CDS encoding response regulator yields the protein MIHILLVDDDKDILDIMRLDLEDEPAFSVDTCSASTEAVERTKKCNYQVIIADWRMPVMNGTELIRQLRSSGCKAHVILYSGHNVSSDIRTAIESGADYYVHRGGDPDTEFAQLRQLISKAAGPSGTEKTH from the coding sequence ATGATCCATATACTCCTAGTCGACGATGATAAAGACATACTCGATATCATGCGCCTTGATCTCGAGGATGAACCGGCATTTTCCGTGGATACCTGCAGTGCATCGACCGAGGCAGTCGAGCGGACAAAAAAATGCAATTACCAGGTGATAATTGCCGACTGGCGCATGCCGGTGATGAACGGGACTGAACTCATCCGGCAGTTGCGCAGCAGCGGGTGCAAAGCCCATGTCATCCTGTACTCCGGACACAATGTCAGTTCCGATATACGGACCGCGATCGAGAGCGGGGCAGATTATTATGTTCACCGCGGCGGGGATCCGGACACGGAATTTGCTCAGTTGCGGCAGCTCATCTCAAAGGCAGCCGGTCCATCGGGAACGGAGAAAACTCACTGA
- a CDS encoding acetate uptake transporter translates to MRISDTTANPGALGLLAFGLTTIILNLHNAGLFGMGSVVFAMGIFYGGIAQIIAGIMEWKKNNTFGMVAFISYGSFWIALVFIILMPTLGWSPAVPKMGLVAFLAIWGLFSLVMFVITLRLSKALQIVFALLTILFFLLVVGNFLGSELIIQIAGIEGVICGLSAMYTGLGEVMNEVYKEKIVKLG, encoded by the coding sequence ATGAGAATTTCAGACACGACCGCAAACCCCGGTGCGCTGGGACTCCTGGCGTTCGGGCTTACTACGATTATCCTGAACCTGCACAATGCAGGACTCTTCGGGATGGGTTCCGTAGTCTTTGCCATGGGCATCTTCTATGGGGGAATAGCCCAGATTATTGCAGGAATCATGGAATGGAAGAAGAACAACACGTTTGGCATGGTTGCCTTCATCTCTTACGGATCCTTCTGGATTGCTCTGGTCTTCATCATCCTGATGCCAACCCTCGGGTGGAGTCCTGCTGTTCCGAAGATGGGACTTGTAGCATTCCTTGCAATCTGGGGACTCTTCTCGCTCGTGATGTTTGTCATCACCCTGCGCCTCTCCAAAGCACTCCAGATTGTGTTTGCACTGCTTACCATCCTGTTCTTCCTGCTCGTTGTGGGGAATTTCCTCGGGAGTGAACTGATCATTCAGATAGCGGGTATTGAAGGTGTTATCTGTGGATTGTCCGCTATGTATACCGGTCTTGGGGAAGTCATGAATGAAGTGTACAAAGAGAAAATCGTCAAACTCGGGTGA
- a CDS encoding transcription factor S — translation MFCPECKSLLMSSGGQLKCRKCGYIRKIEGTDNMKKKVDRRENEITIVEEEDGESIKTMPTIQIRCPKCENNLAIWWLRQLRAADESEVRFFRCTECGHTWRQYD, via the coding sequence ATGTTTTGTCCTGAATGTAAGAGCCTTCTCATGTCTTCGGGAGGTCAGCTCAAGTGCCGGAAGTGCGGGTATATCCGCAAGATAGAAGGCACTGACAATATGAAGAAGAAGGTCGACCGCCGGGAAAACGAGATAACAATTGTTGAGGAAGAAGATGGGGAGAGCATAAAGACCATGCCCACCATCCAGATCCGGTGTCCCAAGTGCGAGAACAATCTCGCAATCTGGTGGCTCCGCCAGCTCCGTGCTGCTGATGAGAGCGAAGTGCGGTTCTTCCGCTGCACCGAATGCGGCCATACCTGGCGGCAATACGACTAA